A single window of Rana temporaria chromosome 1, aRanTem1.1, whole genome shotgun sequence DNA harbors:
- the LOC120918721 gene encoding beta-1,4-galactosyltransferase galt-1-like, whose protein sequence is MWMFLRYMLWTLSIFGGVAVIFFSYHVQIRQKMRSQELPIATDTITALDHRTFIISPYYEPRLGQLVRVIAILHLSVKELYCIFRCSPDQNVFVRAQIDFHRDNFGFPYGMASLLCAEPSGCDYTYMSFSSIISTNTSQDLLFKVRNRQPQTISSNFTVCISTLYGNYNNVLQMIQSIEMYKILGASRVTIYKTNCSRDVDKVLRHYIDEGTLEVVPWPIDRHLRTSKMWKYTPGLTAEIGYFGQITALNDCLYRNMYKSKFVLLNDHDEIILPIIDRDWSSLMESLQKQFPDTSVFRFEARVFLTSDNSSKFDLWPHVPGVNILRHALPNRVNQTMHNPRKMIVNPRKVFETSVHYAPKYDGTSTNVPNNMATTFHGKGSWGKDVAREDQIWDDILRKYNTSLVPKVDGVVQKLFPLH, encoded by the coding sequence ATGTGGATGTTCTTAAGATACATGTTATGGACACTGTCCATATTTGGGGGCGTTGCTGTGATTTTCTTCTCCTACCATGTACAAATCAGACAGAAGATGAGATCTCAGGAACTTCCCATTGCCACAGACACCATTACAGCTCTGGATCATCGAACATTTATCATCTCTCCGTATTATGAGCCTAGACTTGGCCAATTAGTCCGGGTCATCGCTATCCTCCATTTGTCCGTGAAAGAACTCTACTGTATCTTCCGTTGTTCCCCCGATCAGAACGTCTTTGTCAGGGCACAAATAGATTTTCATAGAGACAACTTTGGGTTCCCGTATGGAATGGCGAGTCTCCTTTGTGCAGAACCTTCTGGGTGTGATTACACTTATATGTCTTTCTCTTCCATAATTTCCACAAACACAAGTcaggacctcctctttaaagtcAGGAACCGCCAACCACAGACAATCTCCTCCAATTTCACCGTCTGTATCTCTACTTTGTATGGAAACTACAACAATGTCCTCCAGATGATCCAGAGTATTGAGATGTACAAGATTCTGGGGGCCTCTCGAGTCACTATCTATAAAACCAACTGTTCCCGGGATGTAGATAAGGTGTTACGTCATTACATTGATGAAGGAACTCTAGAGGTGGTGCCATGGCCAATAGACCGCCATCTTCGGACATCAAAAATGTGGAAATACACACCAGGACTCACTGCTGAGATTGGATATTTTGGACAAATTACAGCCTTAAATGATTGTCTATACAGGAACATGTATAAAAGTAAGTTtgtcctcctcaatgatcatgatGAAATTATTCTTCCGATTATAGACCGGGACTGGTCTTCACTGATGGAGAGTCTTCAGAAACAGTTCCCGGACACAAGTGTCTTCCGCTTTGAAGCTCGCGTCTTCCTTACATCAGACAACAGCTCCAAATTTGACCTGTGGCCTCATGTTCCCGGGGTCAATATTCTCCGCCATGCCTTGCCAAATCGTGTTAACCAGACAATGCATAATCCACGTAAAATGATTGTAAACCCCAGGAAGGTGTTTGAGACCTCCGTCCATTATGCTCCAAAATATGACGGAACTTCTACGAATGTACCAAACAATATGGCCACGACTTTCCACGGTAAAGGTAGCTGGGGGAAAGACGTCGCCAGAGAGGACCAGATTTGGGATGACATACTGCGAAAATACAATACGTCCTTAGTGCCAAAGGTGGATGGAGTGGTTCAGAAACTTTTCCCCCTCCACTAG